A genome region from Triticum aestivum cultivar Chinese Spring chromosome 2B, IWGSC CS RefSeq v2.1, whole genome shotgun sequence includes the following:
- the LOC123040775 gene encoding receptor kinase-like protein Xa21: MEASRYIFLVIYLHILCSILLPVPATSASNETDLLALVSFKSLVSGDPLKILSSWNGSVHHCLWPGIKCGRRHPDRVTSLILNSSRLSGQISPALSNLTFLYELSLSDNQFTGIIPEELGKLVRLSSIDLSHNTLGGHMPPTLGNCTRLLTINLRKNNLQGMIPSSLGLCTDLVNLVLTSNNLVGNIPPDLGNLTSLLLLRLDVNNLTGSIPSSLGQLHVLQTICVNENDLSGEIPPSLYNISSMDIFQLAYNSLQGSLPSDIGVSFPNLVSLVIFGNYLQGQIPESISNCSYLSSIEIASNKFTGPIPASIGSLQNLEILAFSNNLLEAKTTRDWGFLDQLSNCTELQVLDLAQNQLQGMIPNSIGNLSTSLYFFSMRYSGISESIPAVIGNLVGLTRILLDNMLLSGPIPQEIGNLLRLEIIDLSLNSISGEIPSMFRNLTRISGFFLQSNDLKGNIPEQMSRMQSLQSVNLSDNKLVGTIPKEIMSYSLSMAIDLSHNHLSGPLPLEISKLKNIQSIILSNNNLSGEIPSTIDGCEVLQALYLDRNMFDGSLPSSFGNMRSLQVLDLSHNSFSGELPHSIDQMKLQFLNISFNNFEGELPKGGVFLNITAIDVRGNPDLCGGISQMKLQRCGIHVQTHKKGYWRTIAIAFSIIGAFASLCMAICFFACRYSKRSHSNAKSSHALKFELKRVSYNDIFKATDGFSQANLVGRGAFGTVYKATMSFETPTVVAVKILDLQKQAGSKTFVTECEALRNIRHRNLIKVLSSCSSTDHNGIDFKALVFEFMPNGSLETWLHPTACTARPFEALGLTQRMDIAIDVATALDYLHHHGAVPIVHCDLKPSNVLLDGEMVAHVGDFGLAKFLVQQDTMISHSATSTGIKGTIGYIPPEYGMGAQASVQGDAYSYGVLLLEIFTGVSPTDEKFVDGMSLQKLVEMSFPETVMEIVDHKLFFTNGQNKKGNHTHDRDNIYQCLLTVIRCGLGCSRELPRERTDMHDVVKELNSAKEKLLRWDNHHVMVD; the protein is encoded by the exons ATGGAAGCCTCCCGTTACATCTTCCTCGTAATATACCTTCACATTCTGTGCTCAATCCTCCTTCCTGTCCCAGCAACATCCGCATCCAACGAAACCGATCTATTAGCGCTTGTATCCTTCAAGTCTCTTGTATCAGGTGATCCACTGAAGATACTATCCTCGTGGAATGGCTCTGTCCACCACTGCCTGTGGCCGGGCATCAAGTGCGGCCGCCGTCATCCTGACCGTGTTACTTCTCTCATTCTAAACTCTAGCCGTCTTTCAGGTCAGATATCTCCAGCTTTGTCCAACCTCACCTTTCTCTATGAGCTGAGCCTCAGTGATAACCAGTTCACCGGAATTATCCCGGAAGAGCTCGGGAAGCTGGTTAGACTAAGCTCCATTGATCTGTCTCACAACACCCTCGGTGGCCATATGCCACCAACTCTTGGAAACTGCACAAGATTACTCACTATTAACCTCAGAAAGAATAACCTTCAAGGCATGATCCCTTCTAGTCTTGGACTATGTACGGACCTAGTTAACCTGGTGTTAACCTCTAATAACCTCGTAGGAAACATCCCACCAGACCTTGGCAATCTAACCAGTTTGCTATTACTTCGTTTGGATGTGAACAATCTGACTGGTTCCATCCCATCTTCTCTTGGCCAGCTCCATGTACTTCAAACCATTTGCGTTAACGAGAACGATCTTTCTGGCGAGATACCGCCTTCCTTGTACAATATTTCatccatggatatctttcagctaGCTTACAACAGTCTCCAAGGTAGTCTTCCTTCTGATATTGGTGTTTCGTTTCCTAACCTGGTGAGTCTGGTTATATTTGGAAATTACCTTCAAGGGCAAATCCCTGAGTCAATATCCAACTGTTCCTACTTATCTTCTATTGAAATTGCTAGTAACAAATTCACAGGTCCCATTCCTGCTAGCATAGGAAGCTTGCAAAACCTTGAGATATTAGCATTTTCTAACAATCTACTTGAGGCCAAGACAACTAGAGACTGGGGATTTCTTGACCAGTTAAGCAATTGCACAGAGTTGCAAGTGTTAGACCTCGCCCAGAACCAACTCCAAGGAATGATACCTAACTCTATAGGAAACCTTTCCACTAGTCTTTACTTTTTTAGTATGAGATATAGTGGAATTTCAGAAAGCATCCCTGCTGTAATCGGTAACCTAGTAGGTCTGACTAGAATTCTGCTAGACAACATGCTACTTAGTGGCCCCATACCCCAGGAAATTGGCAACCTCTTGAGACTTGAGATAATAGATCTGTCCCTTAACTCCATATCTGGGGAAATCCCGTCGATGTTTAGAAATCTTACCCGGATCAGTGGATTCTTTCTCCAAAGCAATGATCTTAAAGGGAATATACCAGAGCAGATGAGTCGTATGCAATCGCTACAATCCGTGAACCTTTCAGATAACAAGTTAGTGGGTACTATTCCAAAAGAAATAATGTCTTACTCCCTTTCTATGGCCATAGATTTGTCGCATAATCATCTCAGCGGTCCATTGCCACTGGAAATCAGTAAGCTGAAGAACATACAGAGTATAATCCTTTCAAATAACAACTTATCTGGTGAAATTCCGAGCACCATCGATGGTTGTGAAGTACTGCAAGCACTTTATCTTGATAGGAACATGTTTGATGGGTCCTTGCCATCCTCTTTTGGTAACATGAGATCTTTGCAAGTTCTTGATCTGTCCCACAATTCTTTTTCTGGTGAATTACCACACTCTATAGATCAGATGAAGCTCCAATTCTTGAATATTTCTTTCAACAATTTTGAGGGAGAACTACCCAAAGGAGGAGTATTCCTTAACATTACTGCAATTGATGTAAGAGGAAATCCTGATCTTTGTGGTGGAATATCACAAATGAAGCTACAAAGATGTGGCATACATGTCCAAACACACAAAAAAGGTTACTGGAGAACCATTGCAATTGCATTTTCCATAATTGGTGCATTTGCAAGCTTGTGCATGGCCATATGTTTCTTTGCATGTCGATATTCCAAGAGATCACATAGCAATGCAAAATCCAGTCATGCCTTGAAATTTGAACTCAAGCGGGTGTCCTACAATGACATTTTCAAGGCTACAGATGGTTTCTCTCAGGCTAATCTAGTCGGAAGAGGCGCATTTGGAACAGTATACAAAGCCACCATGAGCTTTGAAACTCCAACAGTTGTTGCTGTAAAGATCCTTGACCTTCAAAAGCAAGCTGGTTCTAAGACATTTGTGACTGAATGTGAGGCACTGAGAAATATACGGCACCGAAACCTTATTAAGGTTTTGAGCTCATGTTCCAGTACGGATCACAACGGTATTGATTTCAAGGCACTGGTTTTTGAGTTCATGCCGAATGGGAGTCTGGAGACTTGGCTACATCCTACAGCATGCACTGCTCGACCATTTGAAGCTCTAGGCCTTACCCAGAGGATGGACATAGCAATTGATGTTGCCACAGCATTAGACTACCTCCACCACCACGGTGCAGTGCCAATTGTGCACTGCGATTTGAAGCCTAGCAATGTTCTTTTGGACGGTGAAATGGTTGCACATGTGGGTGATTTTGGATTAGCAAAGTTTTTGGTTCAACAAGATACCATGATATCTCATTCGGCAACAAGCACCGGGATCAAGGGTACTATTGGCTACATTCCCCCag aatatgGCATGGGAGCTCAAGCATCTGTGCAGGGCGATGCATATAGCTATGGGGTTCTTCTGCTCGAGATATTCACTGGAGTAAGTCCAACTGATGAAAAGTTTGTAGATGGGATGAGCCTTCAGAAACTGGTTGAGATGTCTTTTCCTGAGACAGTCATGGAAATAGTTGATCACAAACTGTTCTTTACTAACGGTCAAAATAAGAAAGGAAACCATACCCATGACCGCGACAATATCTATCAGTGCCTGCTCACGGTGATACGATGTGGACTCGGGTGCTCCAGGGAGTTGCCAAGAGAGCGCACCGATATGCATGATGTTGTCAAAGAGCTAAACTCAGCAAAAGAGAAGCTACTGAGATGGGACAACCACCATGTCATGGTTGATTGA